The following proteins are encoded in a genomic region of Cervus elaphus chromosome 15, mCerEla1.1, whole genome shotgun sequence:
- the SYT15 gene encoding synaptotagmin-15 isoform X3 gives MAEQVALVIGGILGGLLLLLLLIGVSYYLWKRLCATFTYEELSGTTAASSAQGDALCPPDARTQASRPPGVPFVVPPSLQSRDWVPLSSGEWAQVPQDPYPAPKLLPHTTGSNLGDACVAGTINPELYKIPEDKSEADFPEGCLGRLWFSVEYQQEAERLLVGLIKAQQLHTPSENCGLLVKLHLLPDERRFLQSKTKRRTTSPQFNEQFIFQVSSKSVTQRVLRFSVYLVDRQRKHQLLGQVLFPLKKETLAGNCRHILWRDLEAESLEVKPPSEFGDLQFCLSYNDRLNRLTVVVLRAKGLRLRENTSFVSVFVKVSLMNHNKFVKCKKTSAVLGSTNPVYSETFSFKANPAELDTASLSLTVLQSADGDRSHELGRVVVGPYMYTRGRELEHWNEMLSKPKELVKRWHALCCTTEP, from the exons ATGGCAG AGCAGGTGGCCCTGGTGATTGGGGGCATCCTtggggggctgctgctgctgctgctgctgattggGGTGAGCTACTATCTCTGGAAGAGACTCTGTGCCACGTTCACCTATGAGGAGCTGTCAGGGACCACAGCTGCTTCCAGCGCACAGGGAGACGCGCTCTGCCCCCCGGATGCCAGGACCCAGGCAAGCAG GCCACCAGGTGTACCATTTGTGGTGCCCCCTTCCCTCCAAAGCCGAGACTGGGTACCCCTGAGCAGCGGAGAGTGGGCCCAGGTCCCACAGGACCCCTACCCAGCCCCGAAGCTCCTGCCCCACACCACCGGCAGCAATCTTG GAGATGCATGCGTGGCAGGGACCATCAACCCTGAGCTCTACAAGATCCCAGAGGACAAAAGTGAGGCTGACTTCCCTGAGGGCTGCCTGGGACGGCTGTGGTTCTCTGTGGAATACCAGCAGGAGGCCGAGCGGCTGCTGGTGGGCCTGATCAAGGCGCAGCAGCTACACACCCCCTCAGAGAACTGTGGCCTCCTGGTGAAGCTCCACCTTCTGCCGGATGAGCGGCGCTTCCTCCAGTCTAAGACCAAACGCAGAACCACCAGTCCACAGTTCAATGAACAGTTCatctttcag GTATCCAGCAAGAGCGTCACCCAGAGGGTGCTGAGATTCTCGGTGTACCTCGTGGACAGGCAGAGGAAGCATCAGCTCCTAGGCCAGGTGCTGTTCCCCCTCAAGAAGGAGACACTGGCGGGCAACTGCCGGCACATCCTCTGGAGAGACCTAGAAGCCGAGAGCCTGGAGGTAAAG cctccctccGAATTTGGTGACCTCCAGTTCTGCCTCAGCTACAATGACCGTCTGAACCGCCTCACCGTGGTCGTGCTGCGAGCCAAGGGACTCCGGCTCCGGGAGAATACGAGTTTTGTCA GTGTGTTTGTCAAAGTGTCTCTGATGAACCACAACAAGTTTGTCAAGTGCAAGAAGACGTCGGCTGTGCTGGGCTCCACCAACCCTGTGTACAGTGAGACCTTCAGCTTCAAAGCCAACCCCGCTGAGCTGGACACTGCGAGCCTCAGCCTGACCGTGCTGCAGAGCGCCGACGGGGACA GGAGTCACGAGCTGGGCCGGGTGGTGGTGGGCCCCTACATGTACACCCGCGGCAGAGAACTGGAGCACTGGAACGAGATGCTTAGCAAACCCAAGGAGTTGGTGAAGCGCTGGCATGCACTTTGCTGCACCACTGAGCCCTAA
- the SYT15 gene encoding synaptotagmin-15 isoform X2 encodes MAEQVALVIGGILGGLLLLLLLIGVSYYLWKRLCATFTYEELSGTTAASSAQGDALCPPDARTQASRPPGVPFVVPPSLQSRDWVPLSSGEWAQVPQDPYPAPKLLPHTTGSNLGDACVAGTINPELYKIPEDKSEADFPEGCLGRLWFSVEYQQEAERLLVGLIKAQQLHTPSENCGLLVKLHLLPDERRFLQSKTKRRTTSPQFNEQFIFQVSSKSVTQRVLRFSVYLVDRQRKHQLLGQVLFPLKKETLAGNCRHILWRDLEAESLEPPSEFGDLQFCLSYNDRLNRLTVVVLRAKGLRLRENTSFVSKVSPWGRAHPMILEPGARVWPSTLAIQFLLACATRSIAASQATPSLSAQLGCEKLLPYVDPEAASPWPSPRPLRTLRPSLPLPFPKAVPRLLYCAACPPPPRPSAKQGLPPGQGAANRVSLHAELDTRLELRS; translated from the exons ATGGCAG AGCAGGTGGCCCTGGTGATTGGGGGCATCCTtggggggctgctgctgctgctgctgctgattggGGTGAGCTACTATCTCTGGAAGAGACTCTGTGCCACGTTCACCTATGAGGAGCTGTCAGGGACCACAGCTGCTTCCAGCGCACAGGGAGACGCGCTCTGCCCCCCGGATGCCAGGACCCAGGCAAGCAG GCCACCAGGTGTACCATTTGTGGTGCCCCCTTCCCTCCAAAGCCGAGACTGGGTACCCCTGAGCAGCGGAGAGTGGGCCCAGGTCCCACAGGACCCCTACCCAGCCCCGAAGCTCCTGCCCCACACCACCGGCAGCAATCTTG GAGATGCATGCGTGGCAGGGACCATCAACCCTGAGCTCTACAAGATCCCAGAGGACAAAAGTGAGGCTGACTTCCCTGAGGGCTGCCTGGGACGGCTGTGGTTCTCTGTGGAATACCAGCAGGAGGCCGAGCGGCTGCTGGTGGGCCTGATCAAGGCGCAGCAGCTACACACCCCCTCAGAGAACTGTGGCCTCCTGGTGAAGCTCCACCTTCTGCCGGATGAGCGGCGCTTCCTCCAGTCTAAGACCAAACGCAGAACCACCAGTCCACAGTTCAATGAACAGTTCatctttcag GTATCCAGCAAGAGCGTCACCCAGAGGGTGCTGAGATTCTCGGTGTACCTCGTGGACAGGCAGAGGAAGCATCAGCTCCTAGGCCAGGTGCTGTTCCCCCTCAAGAAGGAGACACTGGCGGGCAACTGCCGGCACATCCTCTGGAGAGACCTAGAAGCCGAGAGCCTGGAG cctccctccGAATTTGGTGACCTCCAGTTCTGCCTCAGCTACAATGACCGTCTGAACCGCCTCACCGTGGTCGTGCTGCGAGCCAAGGGACTCCGGCTCCGGGAGAATACGAGTTTTGTCAGTAAGGTTTCCCCCTGGGGCAGGGCCCACCCCATGATCTTGGAGCCTGGAGCTAGAGTCTGGCCCTCAACCCTGGCCATCCAGTTTCTGCTTGCATGTGCTACCAGGAGCATTGCTGCCTCCCAAGCCACGCCCTCCCTCTCTGCACAACTGGGGTGTGAGAAATTGCTTCCTTATGTTGATCCCGAGGCTGCATCCCCTTGGCCTTCACCAAGACCCCTAAGAACCCTGAGACCAAGTCTGCCCCTCCCTTTTCCCAAAGCAGTGCCTCGGCTCCTGTACTGTGCAgcctgtcccccccccccccgcccttctGCAAAGCAAGGGCTCCCCCCAGGGCAGGGAGCAGCGAACAGGGTGTCCCTGCATGCAGAGCTTGACACTCGGCTAGAACTCAGGAGCTAG
- the SYT15 gene encoding synaptotagmin-15 isoform X1 has product MAEQVALVIGGILGGLLLLLLLIGVSYYLWKRLCATFTYEELSGTTAASSAQGDALCPPDARTQASRPPGVPFVVPPSLQSRDWVPLSSGEWAQVPQDPYPAPKLLPHTTGSNLGDACVAGTINPELYKIPEDKSEADFPEGCLGRLWFSVEYQQEAERLLVGLIKAQQLHTPSENCGLLVKLHLLPDERRFLQSKTKRRTTSPQFNEQFIFQVSSKSVTQRVLRFSVYLVDRQRKHQLLGQVLFPLKKETLAGNCRHILWRDLEAESLEVKPPSEFGDLQFCLSYNDRLNRLTVVVLRAKGLRLRENTSFVSKVSPWGRAHPMILEPGARVWPSTLAIQFLLACATRSIAASQATPSLSAQLGCEKLLPYVDPEAASPWPSPRPLRTLRPSLPLPFPKAVPRLLYCAACPPPPRPSAKQGLPPGQGAANRVSLHAELDTRLELRS; this is encoded by the exons ATGGCAG AGCAGGTGGCCCTGGTGATTGGGGGCATCCTtggggggctgctgctgctgctgctgctgattggGGTGAGCTACTATCTCTGGAAGAGACTCTGTGCCACGTTCACCTATGAGGAGCTGTCAGGGACCACAGCTGCTTCCAGCGCACAGGGAGACGCGCTCTGCCCCCCGGATGCCAGGACCCAGGCAAGCAG GCCACCAGGTGTACCATTTGTGGTGCCCCCTTCCCTCCAAAGCCGAGACTGGGTACCCCTGAGCAGCGGAGAGTGGGCCCAGGTCCCACAGGACCCCTACCCAGCCCCGAAGCTCCTGCCCCACACCACCGGCAGCAATCTTG GAGATGCATGCGTGGCAGGGACCATCAACCCTGAGCTCTACAAGATCCCAGAGGACAAAAGTGAGGCTGACTTCCCTGAGGGCTGCCTGGGACGGCTGTGGTTCTCTGTGGAATACCAGCAGGAGGCCGAGCGGCTGCTGGTGGGCCTGATCAAGGCGCAGCAGCTACACACCCCCTCAGAGAACTGTGGCCTCCTGGTGAAGCTCCACCTTCTGCCGGATGAGCGGCGCTTCCTCCAGTCTAAGACCAAACGCAGAACCACCAGTCCACAGTTCAATGAACAGTTCatctttcag GTATCCAGCAAGAGCGTCACCCAGAGGGTGCTGAGATTCTCGGTGTACCTCGTGGACAGGCAGAGGAAGCATCAGCTCCTAGGCCAGGTGCTGTTCCCCCTCAAGAAGGAGACACTGGCGGGCAACTGCCGGCACATCCTCTGGAGAGACCTAGAAGCCGAGAGCCTGGAGGTAAAG cctccctccGAATTTGGTGACCTCCAGTTCTGCCTCAGCTACAATGACCGTCTGAACCGCCTCACCGTGGTCGTGCTGCGAGCCAAGGGACTCCGGCTCCGGGAGAATACGAGTTTTGTCAGTAAGGTTTCCCCCTGGGGCAGGGCCCACCCCATGATCTTGGAGCCTGGAGCTAGAGTCTGGCCCTCAACCCTGGCCATCCAGTTTCTGCTTGCATGTGCTACCAGGAGCATTGCTGCCTCCCAAGCCACGCCCTCCCTCTCTGCACAACTGGGGTGTGAGAAATTGCTTCCTTATGTTGATCCCGAGGCTGCATCCCCTTGGCCTTCACCAAGACCCCTAAGAACCCTGAGACCAAGTCTGCCCCTCCCTTTTCCCAAAGCAGTGCCTCGGCTCCTGTACTGTGCAgcctgtcccccccccccccgcccttctGCAAAGCAAGGGCTCCCCCCAGGGCAGGGAGCAGCGAACAGGGTGTCCCTGCATGCAGAGCTTGACACTCGGCTAGAACTCAGGAGCTAG
- the SYT15 gene encoding synaptotagmin-15 isoform X4, giving the protein MAEQVALVIGGILGGLLLLLLLIGVSYYLWKRLCATFTYEELSGTTAASSAQGDALCPPDARTQASRPPGVPFVVPPSLQSRDWVPLSSGEWAQVPQDPYPAPKLLPHTTGSNLGDACVAGTINPELYKIPEDKSEADFPEGCLGRLWFSVEYQQEAERLLVGLIKAQQLHTPSENCGLLVKLHLLPDERRFLQSKTKRRTTSPQFNEQFIFQVSSKSVTQRVLRFSVYLVDRQRKHQLLGQVLFPLKKETLAGNCRHILWRDLEAESLEPPSEFGDLQFCLSYNDRLNRLTVVVLRAKGLRLRENTSFVSVFVKVSLMNHNKFVKCKKTSAVLGSTNPVYSETFSFKANPAELDTASLSLTVLQSADGDRSHELGRVVVGPYMYTRGRELEHWNEMLSKPKELVKRWHALCCTTEP; this is encoded by the exons ATGGCAG AGCAGGTGGCCCTGGTGATTGGGGGCATCCTtggggggctgctgctgctgctgctgctgattggGGTGAGCTACTATCTCTGGAAGAGACTCTGTGCCACGTTCACCTATGAGGAGCTGTCAGGGACCACAGCTGCTTCCAGCGCACAGGGAGACGCGCTCTGCCCCCCGGATGCCAGGACCCAGGCAAGCAG GCCACCAGGTGTACCATTTGTGGTGCCCCCTTCCCTCCAAAGCCGAGACTGGGTACCCCTGAGCAGCGGAGAGTGGGCCCAGGTCCCACAGGACCCCTACCCAGCCCCGAAGCTCCTGCCCCACACCACCGGCAGCAATCTTG GAGATGCATGCGTGGCAGGGACCATCAACCCTGAGCTCTACAAGATCCCAGAGGACAAAAGTGAGGCTGACTTCCCTGAGGGCTGCCTGGGACGGCTGTGGTTCTCTGTGGAATACCAGCAGGAGGCCGAGCGGCTGCTGGTGGGCCTGATCAAGGCGCAGCAGCTACACACCCCCTCAGAGAACTGTGGCCTCCTGGTGAAGCTCCACCTTCTGCCGGATGAGCGGCGCTTCCTCCAGTCTAAGACCAAACGCAGAACCACCAGTCCACAGTTCAATGAACAGTTCatctttcag GTATCCAGCAAGAGCGTCACCCAGAGGGTGCTGAGATTCTCGGTGTACCTCGTGGACAGGCAGAGGAAGCATCAGCTCCTAGGCCAGGTGCTGTTCCCCCTCAAGAAGGAGACACTGGCGGGCAACTGCCGGCACATCCTCTGGAGAGACCTAGAAGCCGAGAGCCTGGAG cctccctccGAATTTGGTGACCTCCAGTTCTGCCTCAGCTACAATGACCGTCTGAACCGCCTCACCGTGGTCGTGCTGCGAGCCAAGGGACTCCGGCTCCGGGAGAATACGAGTTTTGTCA GTGTGTTTGTCAAAGTGTCTCTGATGAACCACAACAAGTTTGTCAAGTGCAAGAAGACGTCGGCTGTGCTGGGCTCCACCAACCCTGTGTACAGTGAGACCTTCAGCTTCAAAGCCAACCCCGCTGAGCTGGACACTGCGAGCCTCAGCCTGACCGTGCTGCAGAGCGCCGACGGGGACA GGAGTCACGAGCTGGGCCGGGTGGTGGTGGGCCCCTACATGTACACCCGCGGCAGAGAACTGGAGCACTGGAACGAGATGCTTAGCAAACCCAAGGAGTTGGTGAAGCGCTGGCATGCACTTTGCTGCACCACTGAGCCCTAA